A single Biomphalaria glabrata chromosome 2, xgBioGlab47.1, whole genome shotgun sequence DNA region contains:
- the LOC106051805 gene encoding alpha-(1,3)-fucosyltransferase 10-like isoform X1, with translation MRIRRYFKCLCCVLVLFMFWTLISYLISFKDEDFPEDVAYDIFVDETKDEHVHVPLDQEIHEELQNLRHKNAMTDLKDPKVPIILWWTEFTKDPGTERFCGNNKCFFTNNRQYSKHKNLKTFLFYGTDFRGDDLPLPRTEDHIWALLHEESPKNNFLLCHDEVLSLFNYTSTFRQESDFPITTQYLVSLEWLQQMTYYKTVSQKNKYQKEEKLAPVIYVQSDCDTPSDRDEFVKLLMKYISVDSYGACINNRQLPTQINQPLSGMSHKDYFELISHYKFALAMENAVCPDYITEKLWRPLMVGTVPIVFGSSRAQDFLPSNNSAIILENFKSAEHLGAYLGNLNAQDDKYEVYRTWKSNGISNDNLRNVMRTRTWGPTSDSHWTPGYKNFIEEYECYLCQKIYEMDLLKSQGSKPPPKTANLSHYGCPKPLKFDSMGRYNKEGGWQNFWSGQWMQKNKEGVTLKSCVSKGKNYCGSEKKVGNVKKDF, from the exons ATGAGGATCAGAAGATACTTTAAATGCCTTTGCTGTGTTCTAGTACTGTTTATGTTTTGGACATTAATTAGCTATTTG atttcttttaaagatgaAGATTTTCCGGAAGATGTTGCCTATGATATATTTGTAGATGAAACCAAAGATGAAC ATGTACACGTACCATTAGATCAAGAGATTCATGAGGAGCTACAAAACTTGCGCCACAAAAATGCTATGACTGATTTAAAAGATCCCAAGGTTCCCATTATTCTCTGGTGGACTGAGTTTACAAAAGATCCAGGCACAGAGAGATTCTGTGGCAACAACAAATGCTTTTTCACAAATAATCGACAGTACAGCAAACATAAAAATTTGaag ACCTTTCTTTTCTATGGAACAGATTTCAGAGGTGATGATCTGCCACTGCCAAGAACTGAGGACCACATCTGGGCATTGCTTCATGAAGAGTCTcccaaaaataattttcttctgTGTCATGATGAAGTTCTATCTCTGTTTAATTATACCAGTACATTTAG ACAGGAGTCAGATTTCCCAATCACCACTCAGTACCTGGTCTCACTTGAATGGTTACAACAAATGACCTACTACAAAACTGTTAGTCAGAAAAACAA GTACCAGAAAGAGGAAAAACTTGCTCCAGTGATATATGTCCAGTCTGACTGTGACACACCATCTGACCGAGATGAGTTTGTGAAGCTGCTGATGAAGTACATCTCTGTTGATTCCTACGGAGCTTGTATCAACAACAGACAACTACCAACACA AATCAACCAGCCTCTAAGTGGTATGTCTCACAAAGACTACTTTGAACTCATCTCCCACTACAAGTTTGCTCTGGCTATGGAGAACGCTGTTTGTCCTGACTACATCACAGAGAAACTCTGGAGACCATTGATGGTTGGCACTGTGCCTATAGTCTTTGGTTCCTCAAGAGCTCAG GATTTTCTTCCCAGCAATAATTCTGCTATTATCTTGGAAAATTTTAAATCTGCAGAACATTTGGGAGCTTACCTGGGCAACTTAAATGCACAAGATGATAAATATGAGGTTTATAGGACTTGGAAAAGTAATGGTATTAGCAATGATAATTTACGTAATGTTATGAGGACACGTACGTGGGGCCCCACAAGTGATAGCCACTGGACGCCTGGatataaaaactttattgaaGAATACGAATGTTACCTGTGTCAGAAAATTTATGAAATGGATCTTTTAAAATCCCAGGGCAGCAAGCCTCCCCCCAAAACTGCTAACTTGAGTCACTATGGCTGTCCTAAACCATTGAAGTTTGACTCGATGGGCAGGTACAACAAAGAAGGGGGTTGGCAGAATTTCTGGAGTGGCCAGTGGATGCAGAAAAATAAAGAAGGTGTGACCTTAAAAAGTTGTGTATCAAAAGGGAAAAACTACTGTGGAAGTGAGAAGAAAGTTGGTAATGTCAAGAAAGACTTTTAA
- the LOC106051805 gene encoding alpha-(1,3)-fucosyltransferase 10-like isoform X2, whose product MRIRRYFKCLCCVLVLFMFWTLISYLISFKDEDFPEDVAYDIFVDETKDEHVHVPLDQEIHEELQNLRHKNAMTDLKDPKVPIILWWTEFTKDPGTERFCGNNKCFFTNNRQYSKHKNLKISEVMICHCQELRTTSGHCFMKSLPKIIFFCVMMKFYLCLIIPVHLGKGLQESDFPITTQYLVSLEWLQQMTYYKTVSQKNKYQKEEKLAPVIYVQSDCDTPSDRDEFVKLLMKYISVDSYGACINNRQLPTQINQPLSGMSHKDYFELISHYKFALAMENAVCPDYITEKLWRPLMVGTVPIVFGSSRAQDFLPSNNSAIILENFKSAEHLGAYLGNLNAQDDKYEVYRTWKSNGISNDNLRNVMRTRTWGPTSDSHWTPGYKNFIEEYECYLCQKIYEMDLLKSQGSKPPPKTANLSHYGCPKPLKFDSMGRYNKEGGWQNFWSGQWMQKNKEGVTLKSCVSKGKNYCGSEKKVGNVKKDF is encoded by the exons ATGAGGATCAGAAGATACTTTAAATGCCTTTGCTGTGTTCTAGTACTGTTTATGTTTTGGACATTAATTAGCTATTTG atttcttttaaagatgaAGATTTTCCGGAAGATGTTGCCTATGATATATTTGTAGATGAAACCAAAGATGAAC ATGTACACGTACCATTAGATCAAGAGATTCATGAGGAGCTACAAAACTTGCGCCACAAAAATGCTATGACTGATTTAAAAGATCCCAAGGTTCCCATTATTCTCTGGTGGACTGAGTTTACAAAAGATCCAGGCACAGAGAGATTCTGTGGCAACAACAAATGCTTTTTCACAAATAATCGACAGTACAGCAAACATAAAAATTTGaag ATTTCAGAGGTGATGATCTGCCACTGCCAAGAACTGAGGACCACATCTGGGCATTGCTTCATGAAGAGTCTcccaaaaataattttcttctgTGTCATGATGAAGTTCTATCTCTGTTTAATTATACCAGTACATTTAGGTAAAGGTTT ACAGGAGTCAGATTTCCCAATCACCACTCAGTACCTGGTCTCACTTGAATGGTTACAACAAATGACCTACTACAAAACTGTTAGTCAGAAAAACAA GTACCAGAAAGAGGAAAAACTTGCTCCAGTGATATATGTCCAGTCTGACTGTGACACACCATCTGACCGAGATGAGTTTGTGAAGCTGCTGATGAAGTACATCTCTGTTGATTCCTACGGAGCTTGTATCAACAACAGACAACTACCAACACA AATCAACCAGCCTCTAAGTGGTATGTCTCACAAAGACTACTTTGAACTCATCTCCCACTACAAGTTTGCTCTGGCTATGGAGAACGCTGTTTGTCCTGACTACATCACAGAGAAACTCTGGAGACCATTGATGGTTGGCACTGTGCCTATAGTCTTTGGTTCCTCAAGAGCTCAG GATTTTCTTCCCAGCAATAATTCTGCTATTATCTTGGAAAATTTTAAATCTGCAGAACATTTGGGAGCTTACCTGGGCAACTTAAATGCACAAGATGATAAATATGAGGTTTATAGGACTTGGAAAAGTAATGGTATTAGCAATGATAATTTACGTAATGTTATGAGGACACGTACGTGGGGCCCCACAAGTGATAGCCACTGGACGCCTGGatataaaaactttattgaaGAATACGAATGTTACCTGTGTCAGAAAATTTATGAAATGGATCTTTTAAAATCCCAGGGCAGCAAGCCTCCCCCCAAAACTGCTAACTTGAGTCACTATGGCTGTCCTAAACCATTGAAGTTTGACTCGATGGGCAGGTACAACAAAGAAGGGGGTTGGCAGAATTTCTGGAGTGGCCAGTGGATGCAGAAAAATAAAGAAGGTGTGACCTTAAAAAGTTGTGTATCAAAAGGGAAAAACTACTGTGGAAGTGAGAAGAAAGTTGGTAATGTCAAGAAAGACTTTTAA